From Amaranthus tricolor cultivar Red isolate AtriRed21 chromosome 4, ASM2621246v1, whole genome shotgun sequence:
AGAAGTAAGGGGCCTGGCCATATTCCTGACTTGTGATTATCTATTCCCTTTTTGTGCACAATTTTCTGTGTTTGCTTGAATTCTGATTTCATACACTTGTGCCAGGCTTATCAAGTCAAAAGGAAGAGAAGCCGTGAAGGAACCCCAACTACTGGTATGCTAAAGTAAACTATTATTATGTCACAATATTCAGTAGTCAGGCCAATTTGAATCGTTTATCAATTCGAGAAAAAGTTTTTGGTGAACATGTTTATctattcaaaagaaaaattgttggCGTGTCGGGATACGAGAGAATGAGCTAAGACATGAATATGATCtactaaaaaaattatgtaatcTTGATCCTCAAAATATTGTAGTGGCAGTTGAAGATAAAAAAATTGAGACGAAGACTGTTATTTCTCCTGCTGATAAGTTGATGGGAGTCCCCGTTACTCCTGTAAATGGGGCCACTGCTCAAGCAATGGGTACTGTTGTTTCTCCTGCTGTGGCCACCACATTGGAGCTGAGGAATCCTGGGATCAATGTGAAAGGAAACTCTGCTGCTGTTTCTCCTCCTAACGCAGCTGTGTCTACTGAAGCTTGGTTGCAGGTGCAGGTAAAAAACTGTTACTTTTCGGATTCCGACTTATCTTTGGTGTATTTTGCCGTCCTGCAAGTTTTCTACTTCTAGCTGTAAGTTTATTTGGATTTAGGACAAATTTTTTTGCTCACAAGCAAGCATTAATGTATTTTTTCCACTTATAACTTGGTTCAGAATGAGCGGGAGCTGAAGAAGGAGAGAAGAAAACAATCAAATCGAGAATCTGCCAGAAGGTCAAGGTTGAGGAAACAGGTAAGTgggtgattttatttttagttgatcaaCAACCTTAAGCTTCATTGGATCTAACATTGTTTCTTTGACTTGAATAAACACAGGCCGAAACTGAGGAACTTGCCAGAAGAGTGGAGGGCCTCAGTGCTGAAAACATTGGTTTGAAATCCGAAATTAATCAACTGATGGAGAACTCTCAGAAACTCCGTCTCGAGAATGCTACCTTATCGGTAATACTAACTGCTCCTCTTTAACCCCTTTTGTTATGTTCTGATTACACCTTATCTTAATAAATCATTGTATTCCGTGTCATTTGATTCGCTAATCTCTTTGCGAATTGCAAATCGAAAAAGGGCAATTATGGTTGGTTTTGGGCTATTATTCGGcaaatttgagcgaatcgcaAATTCAAAAGGCGATTAGTTAGTGAATTATGCTACATTGATCGTAGTAGTAGTGTAGTACCATACTCAAAGAGTAATGAAGATTTCCTGCCTAAAAATTCACAATTACTTCCTATAGGCTAGATAGTTGTCTTGTTGAACCTGCTAAGTGTTGAGTTTGGTGATAATGTCTTTTTTTGGGCTTAAAAGTTAGCTTTTAGCCGACATAATACTCGTTAACCAAACTTTTTTTGGCTGTTCGACAAACCAAGAAGCAAGCCAACCAAAAAGCCGATGAATAACCCATTTACCGAACACACCCATAAAGAAGTATTATCAAGTTTCTTATAAAGTGCTGCATATACAGGAAAAATTGAAAAGCTTGCAATCCGGACAAGGAGAAGAAAACAGCATAACAAATGTCGATATTAAACTCAATCCCTCAGACAGCACCGAGAACTTACTATCAAGGATGAACAATTCCGGTTCTGTTAGAGCTTCAGAGGAAGGAACCGACATGTACGAAAAAACCACTAACTCAGGTACCAAGTTCCATCAATTGCTGAAAAACCCGAGAGCTGATGCAGTGGCAGCTGGCTGAGCTGCGGACGAAGAAACGTGTAACCCGTAAGCCATAAAGATATAGGAATGATATTGTAATTTTGGGCTATAATTGATGACCAAAATTAGTGTGAAGTGCTAACTATGTCACAAATTGGATTAGGAAGATATAGATTTTGAAGGAAGTATGTAATTGTTAGTGAAAAAGGCTTTTCTCAATGGCAGACTGATGTGTTTTTAATTAGAATTCAGGGTGCCGAGATTTGGCCACTTATAATGATCATAAACATAAATGTATATTCAAGAGTTTTAGATTTAGATGAGGGAGTGTTTTACTTTGTTGGAATACCTTTCTACCCAATAAAGTGTATACTTTTATTACTTCtactttatattataattaattaaattacctAAGAggcattattttatatttatatatactagtatatcCAAGGAATATTTAATGCCATGTTAGAAGCTAATTAATGAgtattgtgtttatatatactAGTTGATGGATTTTTAACATAAATCTTGATATGCTATCTATGTGATTAATTTTGATTGGGCATACATAATGTAATAAAAATTCCCAAGCATTGATGTTCTAAAGGGGCAAAGAATAAAGTTTTGTCTCAGTTAGAAGTAAGTATCGTCTTTTTCAGGCAAAGTTTTAAGATTAAATATCACATTGTCTTTCCTTTCTCTTAGCCTATATTATAATCCGTAAAAGGAGCGAATATCTTAGAAAGATTTACCATGAATATGCATTTGTGTGTGCGGAAAAGGTTATAGGGCTGGCTGCTCAGAAATGGTTTTTGAAATAGAACCATTGGATACACCATAATGGTTACATTCATTGTATCTCTAAGCAAATTTTAACCAATGTAAGACTCATATAGGCTAGAACTGTGTAAGATattcctttaattttattttccttaatTGTAACATCGtgtttcttataaacaaaatctCAAGTATTATTCAAGTTATTCATCAAATGTATAATTAGTATTGTGATATctaaatgttttatatttttttgattttctttttattgtcATATTTTACTTATAGTGGTGTATTGGTGTTATTATTATCTAACATAGACCTGGTGTCTAACTACTTTTCTTTAATATGAGTTTTTGAGTTTAacataaatacaaaaaataaattgtgaaGCCTGATAGTGTGATTATAAACAAAAATGTATTCAAATGACTCTCTTAAATCTTAAGACATTAATTACTACGCTAACGAATTTGTTAATCAATCCCCTTTTTAGTTCTTACAAAGTTTTAAAATCTTCTAAAGTCTGGTTtctacatttttttaatttattcctGGAAGAATCTTTTGGAGCTTTTAGAAGAACATCTCTTTAATTGAATTCTAATTATAGAGAATTAgagattaattaaattattacttccttctattcatcttaagtgtctcattttcttattgagtCAAGTCAtcctaaatgtctcatttttattttaggtatGTTAACTTTACTAATTTATTCCTACTAAACTTAacttttttacacttttacacTTACTAACCCAACTTTACACctataaaactttaaaaattctACATTTTTCTCTTACATATGTAGTTTTATTtgacttaaaaataataaaaagtcaaataaaacaCTTATGAAGAATAGAAAGAGTATAACTTTAAAAGAACGTTTAGTTATTAGTGTATGTAAATCTGTCCTGTCACCTAGCTTTGTTACATAAATTTAAATACAGGCTAAAATGTTGATTGTACCCAAAAAGTCTCACGTGAAGCACCTCTATCTTTTTATTCCTGCCTtgacctctttttttttttttttcttttttttttttttttctatgtctTCTACTcgtattttaattaaatgtttatttaatttgattgatttttagaaaaataaaaatgattatgtGGGACCACACTAAAAGAGTAAGAAAAATAGTGGTAATTTAATGTggatataagaaaaaaaatagttgtCATAAGTAAAGAAAAATGATTAACTAATAacaaaatgagacatttaatttgaatatgcctaaagaagaataaaatatttgattatAATAGTTTATGTAGAGTTATAGATGTTATTTCCTGCTAAAGATTAATGGAAAAAACCTCTTTGTTATACTTATTAGTAACAAGGGTAAAATTTAGGGCCAACTAACTATGAGTTGGCAAAAATCGACCTTAACCCAACTTACAAAATTAATGAATTGTATTAAGTTATTAGCGCACAAATTTGGGACAAACATAATATTAACCAATTTTACcgccaaaataataataataataataataataataataataataataataataataataataataataattattattattattattattattattattacatttaaattttaaatatcgactccttaaataaaattttttttgtgatgTTGATATAAAAATTTCCAGCACACCTTACCTACAAGGTTTCAATTAGACCCCTAGCTTCACCTCTACAAGTAAGAATGTTACTAGGTGTAAGCTAATAATAATCTCAATCTTTAAATTTCGccacctttttattttatcgtcgcctttattttaataaaatgacgAAAATACTCTctgaatttaaaatttgtataaaacatttcaatctcacttaataacacttttatcactctaaaaacactaaatcaaatttaaaatttgtggaGCTAAAATAAGGAATTCAAAACGCGAACAATAATTCGAGGTAATTTCTAATCGAATCTCattccaaaattcaaaaaaaaaaaatatacgaaGGAGGCAGTTGCGCGCGACCCAACCTTACATGACCAtttctgtacactaagaacggaTGGTTATGTCTTTCTTTTTCACAAGAACACACCCTCACCGTCCAAGATCTTTCCTCTGGTTTACGACTATTTCCTACAACCATAAATTTACATCCACATGTtttacttttagaaccaggtcgagCAGCATtatctaagttatgcaaatcactcTAGTATTACCATAGTGGTGACATTTTAAGtacaaactaactctagaacgtccttctttttgtttatatgaagcacgtgtaaattgaaaaccaattcatATTGTTATCTCATCGGCCCAAGCATGTAATCCATCTATAGAATCAATTCCCTCTCCGTAATAAATCTATCATAGTAATTTACATTGTCCCCTAAGTTAATAAAacgttaaataaataaatgtaaagTAATTttcaaacactaataaatagtatgtaaattataataatcaatataaatattactttactttaaaatataaaataaaacatagattAAGTTAATAAAAcgttaaataaataaacattaataataaaaattttaaataaataataattaggtttaataattaaaaaacaaaaatattaaatattaaataaataataatttagtttaataattaaaatttcaaataaattaacaatggcaatacaaaatattaaataaacacaggtgaatataatatatgtaaattattaaattaaataatttaatataacatatattaaataataataaaataaaaaataatttaaataaataagagaaataaatttcaaaaaaaaaaaattaaaaaaggggTCGCCCGCGACTAGGCTGTGGGTGGATCGCGTGAAGCGCGTGACTGGACCGCGATTGGGTCGTGTGaaacgtgcgactgaaccaCGGTCCAGTCGCACATTTCACGCAACCCACCCACGGCCTAGTCGAGCACGACcggtgttcttcctttttctttattttttttaaaaatttgaatcgATTAAATTACTTATCGAATCGTATTCATTCTCATTTTGATTCGCCATTGTGATTCGATTTCaagttttagcttgttttagttTAGAGAGTGTTTtcagagagtttttagagaaatGTTTGAGTTTTTGAGTTCGAAAATTATACAGAGacaattttgaaaattcattatataaggggtggtgataaaataaaaagggtcgCGAAGTTTAATAATGCCCATAATAGTACTGCtcaaatgtatatatatatatatatatatatatatatatatatatatatatatatatatatatatatatatatatatatatatatatatatatatatatatatatatatatatatatatatatatatatatatatgaatattgcactaatgtttttattatagtaatATCATGTCAAACATTAACTAACAAGAGTCTGTTCATGAACCTTAACGAAGATGCTAATTAATATTCGCCTATTAGGACTCAAGAAGattcatttgactttttttatttgcttattTAAAAGTAGATGGAGTGAAAATGAAAgttaggatttttttt
This genomic window contains:
- the LOC130811394 gene encoding common plant regulatory factor 1; the encoded protein is MGSSEDPKSPKSEKLSPPATEQNGVHVYPDWAAMQAYYGPRVALPPYFSSAVAPGHPPPPYMWGPPQPMVPPYGAPYAAIYAPGGVYAHPAIPLGSQAHGQGVSSPVVSEIPVATPLSIDTPVKSSGNAEKGLLKKLKGFDGLAMSIGNGNADKAEGDTENVVSQSAETEGSSIGSDGNTEAYQVKRKRSREGTPTTVAVEDKKIETKTVISPADKLMGVPVTPVNGATAQAMGTVVSPAVATTLELRNPGINVKGNSAAVSPPNAAVSTEAWLQVQNERELKKERRKQSNRESARRSRLRKQAETEELARRVEGLSAENIGLKSEINQLMENSQKLRLENATLSEKLKSLQSGQGEENSITNVDIKLNPSDSTENLLSRMNNSGSVRASEEGTDMYEKTTNSGTKFHQLLKNPRADAVAAG